The following proteins are encoded in a genomic region of Tenacibaculum sp. 190524A05c:
- a CDS encoding transglutaminase domain-containing protein yields MKKLLLVSFLALTITLVSQENKVKSLVEKSKTLNLEMWELTVFAQKKLTSKTDLAKFFYYWIGNNISYDNEFLREMDKMYGRELYEKYEEKQHAYTVYTDRKGVCAGYANLFKWFMDECDIEVEIVSGHIRDARNHFVELDNDNDFRHAWNAVKLNDKWILVDTTWGTSYDPVQSKFYFDIKPELAINTHYPEDSKWQLLENPLSLKEFNDSKFVQLIWFFSGYSDVPTLKRDKSFYYLVYKQNTTKKDLYTALEISENNKNFKPIPNLIRINQNGYTYLRFKRDSIPNKAYYKVHLYKDGYVYYDNVISFKTY; encoded by the coding sequence ATGAAAAAATTATTACTAGTTAGCTTTTTAGCACTAACAATAACATTAGTTTCTCAAGAAAACAAGGTTAAATCATTAGTTGAAAAAAGTAAGACTTTAAATTTAGAAATGTGGGAACTTACAGTTTTCGCACAAAAAAAACTAACATCGAAAACAGACCTTGCTAAATTCTTCTACTACTGGATAGGAAACAATATTTCCTATGACAATGAATTTCTTAGAGAAATGGATAAAATGTACGGTAGAGAACTCTACGAAAAATACGAAGAAAAGCAACACGCATATACAGTTTATACGGATAGAAAAGGTGTTTGTGCCGGTTATGCAAATTTGTTCAAGTGGTTTATGGATGAATGTGATATTGAAGTTGAAATCGTATCAGGACATATCAGAGATGCAAGAAATCATTTCGTAGAATTAGATAATGATAATGATTTTAGACATGCCTGGAACGCCGTTAAATTGAATGATAAATGGATTCTTGTAGACACAACTTGGGGAACATCCTATGACCCGGTTCAGTCAAAGTTTTACTTTGACATTAAACCTGAACTTGCCATTAACACTCATTATCCAGAAGATAGTAAATGGCAATTACTAGAAAATCCGTTGTCCCTTAAAGAATTTAACGATTCAAAATTTGTACAGTTAATTTGGTTTTTCTCTGGGTATTCAGACGTTCCTACTCTAAAAAGAGACAAAAGTTTCTATTACTTAGTTTACAAGCAAAATACTACGAAAAAAGACTTATATACTGCTTTAGAAATTAGTGAAAACAACAAAAATTTCAAACCTATTCCAAATTTGATTAGAATTAATCAAAACGGATATACTTACTTAAGATTTAAACGAGATTCTATTCCAAATAAAGCTTATTATAAAGTTCATCTATATAAAGATGGATATGTGTATTATGACAATGTAATTAGTTTTAAGACCTATTAG
- a CDS encoding SH3 domain-containing protein encodes MKKLIASFFFLILATQLIAQEIQFVSAENGLIVREKPNTKSKKLSKLLYGSEVEIIKKTDINLNIEDDGKRISGEWVLIKEVGGIQNGYVFSGFLVQNETFELVEPDIQELKQAHKSNQETEVIYLYLSKYYTKSGKKFNIKYYDWNSSEICSFSQRFKPEIIFEVIQCKEAGGTSIKLKLPKMNRKKLMKWIEKIYEVNKMGVDQNVWKANNTKFEPKEVNPGCYYKIEEIKNATIVDLYCGC; translated from the coding sequence ATGAAAAAATTAATTGCTTCTTTTTTCTTTTTGATTTTAGCAACTCAGTTAATTGCACAAGAAATTCAATTCGTAAGTGCAGAGAATGGTTTAATAGTTCGTGAAAAGCCAAATACGAAATCAAAGAAATTAAGCAAACTACTATATGGATCTGAAGTTGAAATAATTAAAAAAACAGACATCAATTTAAACATTGAAGATGACGGAAAAAGAATTTCAGGAGAGTGGGTTTTAATTAAAGAAGTTGGTGGAATTCAAAATGGTTATGTCTTTAGTGGTTTTTTGGTTCAAAATGAAACTTTTGAACTAGTGGAACCTGATATTCAAGAACTCAAACAAGCTCATAAATCAAATCAGGAAACTGAAGTTATTTATCTATATCTTTCAAAATACTATACTAAATCTGGAAAAAAATTTAACATTAAATACTACGATTGGAATAGCTCGGAAATTTGTTCTTTTTCTCAACGTTTTAAACCAGAAATAATATTTGAAGTGATACAATGTAAAGAAGCTGGAGGTACTTCAATAAAATTAAAACTTCCGAAAATGAATCGAAAAAAGCTAATGAAATGGATTGAGAAAATTTATGAGGTAAACAAAATGGGAGTCGATCAAAATGTATGGAAAGCAAATAACACTAAGTTTGAACCTAAAGAAGTTAATCCTGGATGTTATTACAAAATTGAAGAAATAAAAAACGCGACTATAGTAGACTTGTATTGCGGATGTTAA